The DNA sequence GATGAGAATGGCAATGGACAGACAGAAACGAATGAGGAAATTGAATGATGAAAGAAATGAATGTACGATCAATCGCCTGTATCCTGGTACTCTCTCTCGCACTCCTCTGTGTGGGCGTAGGACCGGCTGCCGCCACCCCGACGGAGGGAATCACCATTTCCCTCCTTGACGGGGCAAACGAAACCATCCTTGCAACGAAGTACGTGGATTACCGCTGGATGGAGGCGAACCTTCCCGTCTACGGCGACGGCACGACCCATTACTACCATCAGGGACCGGTCTTCTCCGAGGACCCGATGGTGGCCTGGGACCAGAACGAGACCGCGAATTACAAGGACCACGGTGCCCCGAAGGGAACGGACGTGGCCGACCTCTGCGACCTCGTGGGCGGTGCGGCCCCCGGCGATGAGGTGATGATCAAGGCGGGCGACGGGTACAACGTCGTCTTCCCGTACGAGAACATCTACACCCCCGACCCGCGGCAGGGGCCGATGGTCCTCTGCTGGTACAACGGCGAGGAGGCGGAGTATGGTGCCCGGCAGGGCGTCGGCTACGTGCCGGACGACTACTACAACGGGATTCACCTGCTCTTTTTCGCCGACACCTCCACGAATGCGGAGGGCCTGCATGTGTACGGCAACTGGGACATGCACGAGACGATGCCGGGTTCGGCCCAGCACTTCTATGACCTGAGCCCCTCGACAAACGGCTTCACCGTCAAGTGGGTCGACGAGGTACGCCTCTATCGCGGCGGCTACAGCGGCGACCGGACGGCGCCCGTCAAGTCGCTCGCCGGCGAGGACGGTGCGGCGGACGGACCGGTTCCGACCGAGTCTCCCGCTCCGCTCGCGGGCCTTGCGGGGCTTGCAGCAGCGGGCCTTCTCCTCAGGAGGGTGGGGGCATGAAACGGGCACCGGTGTGGACGCTCCTTCTCCTCCTCGTCCTTGCCGCCGCCTGCGGCTGCACGGACAGCGGCCAGACGGCACCGGCGGCGCCCGAACCGCTTGAGGGGACGGTCACGATAATCCACGGAGGCACTTCCGTCACCTATGATTACGATGATATCGCCACGATGCCCGCCTGGGAAGGGATGGCATATGCCGTCTCGACCGTCGGCATCAAGTATGGGCCGTACCAGGCAAAGGGCGTCCCCCTCATCGACCTGATCACCCTCTCCGGCTCCTTCGAAGAAGAGAACCAGGCCTGGATCTCGGCGGACGACGGGTATATGTGGGTCTTCGATTACGATCAGGTGATGGGCGAGGGGTTCATCACCTTCGACGAGGATCTGAAGGAGATCCCGTCTCCGCCGCTCACTGTCATCCTCATGTACGAACAGGACGGCCAGCCCCTCTCCTATGACGATGGCGGGCCGTTCCGGGTCGTCGTTGCCACTGATGAAGGAGGCGTCATCACCGAGGGAAGTTCCTGGGTGAAGTGGGTATCGGCGATCGAGGTGAAGTAAGGTGACCGACCGGACCGCCCCCGCCGCCCTCCTCCTGCTCCTCCTTGCCGGCATGCTGGTGACCTGCGGGTGCACGGGGAATGGCGGGGAGGACGAGCCGGTCGTCCTCAACGTGGTGGCGGCGGGTAGTGTCCTCGGCCCCCTCGGGGAGGTCGAGGCGGCCTTCGAGGCGGACCACCCGGGCGTCGACGTCCGCGTGGAGGGCCACGGGTCCATCCAGTGCATCCGGCAGGTGACCGACCTTCACCGCGACTTCGATGTCGTCATCGTCGCTGACGAGACGCTCATTCCGGATATGATGTACCGGGAGGATGAACGCACCGGTGAGGCCTATGCAGATTCCTATACCCCGTTCGCCCGCAATGCGGTGGTCGTCGCCTACACCCCGCAGAGCCGGTACGGCGATGCGATCACAGCTGAGAACTGGTATGAAGTTCTCTCCCGCCCGGATGTGCGGGTGGGATTCTCGAACCCGATGCTCGATGCCGCAGGGTACCGGGCGTTGATGGTTCTTCTCCTTGCAGAGGAGTACTACGGCGAGGCGGGGCTCTTCGCGGGCATCGCCGGCGACCACTGTGCCCCGGCCCTGACGGTGACGGAAACGGGCGGCGTGCAGAGGGTCACCCTCCCGGAGGTGCTCGAGCCGGACGGGACGAAACTCGTCATCAGGGACGGGAGCATCTTTCTCCTCTCCCACCTTGAGTCGGGAGGCATCGACTATGCCTTCGAGTATAAGAGCGTCGCAGAGGAGCACGGCCTGCAGTACATCTCCCTTCCGCCGGCAATCGACCTGAGCACCCCGGTCCATGCAGAGAATTACCGGACCGTTGAGGTGACTCTTGGTTTCCAGCGCTTCAGTAGTATCGGGAGCGTCAGGACCGGCGTGCCGGTGGTCTATGGTGTCGTGGTGCCGGCGGGGGCGACGAACCCGGCGCTTGCAGAGGAGTTTGCCGGGTACGTGACGGCGATGTTCGGTGAGGGCGGGTACGGGTGGCCTGCGGTGTATTGAAGAGAATGGATGTGGGGTTTTTCGCCCGTTTCTCTTCGTTTGCCCACATCCATTGGAGGTGCTGAGCCATGGGGGACCTGCGGTCCCCCCGGCAGCCCCCCCGCTTTTTGCGATATTCCCGTTCCGGCTGCTTCATTCGTTTTGAATCGTTTATCTTTGAATCGATCCACGTAGTGGTATTTGGGACGGGGGTGAGCGCTATCGTTTTTTTTCTTCTGGTGTTCCGATCCCTGTTCCTCTTCACCCCAGATCCATTACCGAACGTATCGCCGGGGGAACGGTCCGCCGCAGGGAGAAGGGCATCCCGCCCTCTGCGGTGATGCCGACCGTGAACCGGGTGTTCGGGGCGAGGCGCTCTTCGGGGTAGAGGAGGACTTCGAAGATTTCGTTCGGCTCGAGGACGAGGTCATCGTCCGCCTGCCGGAAGGGAATCACATGGGACCGCGAGGCGACGGTC is a window from the Methanovulcanius yangii genome containing:
- a CDS encoding argininosuccinate synthase, with product MMKEMNVRSIACILVLSLALLCVGVGPAAATPTEGITISLLDGANETILATKYVDYRWMEANLPVYGDGTTHYYHQGPVFSEDPMVAWDQNETANYKDHGAPKGTDVADLCDLVGGAAPGDEVMIKAGDGYNVVFPYENIYTPDPRQGPMVLCWYNGEEAEYGARQGVGYVPDDYYNGIHLLFFADTSTNAEGLHVYGNWDMHETMPGSAQHFYDLSPSTNGFTVKWVDEVRLYRGGYSGDRTAPVKSLAGEDGAADGPVPTESPAPLAGLAGLAAAGLLLRRVGA
- a CDS encoding molybdopterin-dependent oxidoreductase, which translates into the protein MKRAPVWTLLLLLVLAAACGCTDSGQTAPAAPEPLEGTVTIIHGGTSVTYDYDDIATMPAWEGMAYAVSTVGIKYGPYQAKGVPLIDLITLSGSFEEENQAWISADDGYMWVFDYDQVMGEGFITFDEDLKEIPSPPLTVILMYEQDGQPLSYDDGGPFRVVVATDEGGVITEGSSWVKWVSAIEVK
- the wtpA gene encoding tungstate ABC transporter substrate-binding protein WtpA — its product is MTDRTAPAALLLLLLAGMLVTCGCTGNGGEDEPVVLNVVAAGSVLGPLGEVEAAFEADHPGVDVRVEGHGSIQCIRQVTDLHRDFDVVIVADETLIPDMMYREDERTGEAYADSYTPFARNAVVVAYTPQSRYGDAITAENWYEVLSRPDVRVGFSNPMLDAAGYRALMVLLLAEEYYGEAGLFAGIAGDHCAPALTVTETGGVQRVTLPEVLEPDGTKLVIRDGSIFLLSHLESGGIDYAFEYKSVAEEHGLQYISLPPAIDLSTPVHAENYRTVEVTLGFQRFSSIGSVRTGVPVVYGVVVPAGATNPALAEEFAGYVTAMFGEGGYGWPAVY